A genome region from Erigeron canadensis isolate Cc75 chromosome 3, C_canadensis_v1, whole genome shotgun sequence includes the following:
- the LOC122591793 gene encoding disease resistance protein RUN1-like, whose translation MTTRVEKLLLSLQVGFDDGRMIGITGLGGAGKTTLAGVVFNRIANQFDGKTFVQNVRERSQDSRGLQDMQKQILTSVFSDQSIAVPSDFEGRNMMKRRMPSIKVLIVLDDVNDMKQLEALAEPSWFKPGSRIIITSRDKHVLVAHGVQSHNIHDVSTLSDEDAIRLLSKYAFKTESPAHGYEELSKKVVRYAAGLPLTIKTLSSSLHGCPVQEWEDAIKRLETIPWGDTLNILKVSYDALEEDLKEIFLHVACLLKGLWKKRAIRILESLGFRAKFGLGILEQKSLIILRDSHHRNDYDYDNDEKELDMHDHIEEMGMHIVRSLHPDEPQQHKLLWIRDEIEDIIEKDMGTKAIRGIKLVETDLPPAKISQSLRKMSRLCFLHVEFLDETTDTTLIQSRSNYSRYLPNTFQGDNLVGIYMPDSSIRQLWKGGEKKVLPKLKLLNLSGSKLKTFDSAMTPNLEALLLRECEKLVEVNISAECSHVKRLDVSKCTALEKLTISNECQNLDELELDHCESLRKFQLHVECPRLRYLFLYDTKLCSFNLGMAPNLERLSVYYCKYLKELVIPVECGMLTHLYLNNNNKLRSFNLGMAPNLEVLEVEYCKELEELVMPVECPMLTKLSLFCINKLRSLNLGPTPSLELLSVEFCTNLEELVMPVECPMLTKLSLNFTKLRSLNLGMAPNLEVLSVKDCEEFEELVMPVNFPMLRDLALRDTKLRSFNLGLTPNLEKLLLKNYEDFEEVLCMPFELPRLRVLSLHHYKDEHYGSFSYLPEKLKSLEKLRLRFGMMKRLPDSIYMLKHHLTVLDLGYCRKLEELPEDLDRLECLEELILQDCRSLRSIPDCICNMTRLKILILWYCSKLEELPDEFRCLQSLKVLDVKGIADRLKNLPESISHIKNLEVKR comes from the exons ATGACGACTCGGGTGGAGAAATTACTTTTAAGTTTACAAGTTGGCTTTGATGATGGTCGGATGATAGGAATCACCGGTCTGGGTGGTGCGGGGAAGACGACTCTGGCAGGTGTAGTTTTTAATCGAATAGCCAATCAATTTGATGGCAAGACTTTTGTTCAGAATGTTAGAGAACGCTCACAAGACTCCAGGGGTTTGCAGGATATGCAAAAACAGATACTTACTTCTGTGTTTAGCGATCAAAGCATTGCCGTTCCAAGTGATTTTGAGGGGCGTAATATGATGAAAAGGAGGATGCCTAGTATAAAAGTTCTTATAGTTCTAgatgatgtgaatgatatgaAGCAACTTGAGGCGTTAGCAGAACCAAGTTGGTTTAAGCCAGGAAGTAGAATCATCATTACATCAAGAGATAAGCATGTATTGGTAGCCCATGGAGTCCAGAGTCACAATATTCATGATGTTAGTACGCTATCAGATGAGGATGCAATTCGTCTCCTTAGTAAGTATGCTTTTAAAACAGAGAGTCCAGCTCACGGTTATGAAGAGCTATCTAAAAAAGTTGTAAGATATGCTGCTGGTCTTCCCTTAACCATCAAAACTTTAAGTTCATCTCTTCATGGTTGTCCTGTGCAAGAATGGGAAGATGCCATCAAAAGACTAGAAACAATTCCATGGGGTGATACCTTGAATATATTGAAAGTAAGCTATGATGCTCTAGAGGAGGATCTAAAAGAGATATTCCTACATGTTGCTTGCCTATTGAAAGGCCTATGGAAGAAGAGAGCAATCCGAATACTAGAAAGTTTAGGATTTCGTGCTAAATTTGGTTTAGGCATTCTTGAGCAGAAATCCTTAATTATTCTCCGTGATAGTCATCATCgtaatgattatgattatgataatgATGAAAAGGAGTTGGACATGCACGATCATATAGAAGAAATGGGAATGCATATTGTTCGCAGTCTGCATCCTGACGAGCCTCAGCAACATAAGCTACTATGGATTAGAGATGAGATTGAAGATATAATAGAAAAAGACATG GGAACCAAAGCAATAAGAGGTATAAAACTGGTGGAAACGGATCTCCCTCCAGCTAAAATTTCGCAGAGTCTTAGAAAGATGAGTAGACTATGTTTTCTTCACGTGGAGTTTCTAGATGAAACAACTGATACAACTCTGATACAATCTCGATCTAATTATAGCAG GTATTTACCTAATACATTTCAAGGAGATAACCTTGTTGGGATTTACATGCCTGATAGCTCTATCCGTCAACTCTGGAAAGGGGGAGAAAAAAAG GTTCTTCCCAAACTCAAGCTCCTTAACCTTAGTGGTTCTAAATTAAAAACCTTTGACTCAGCGATGACTCCAAATCTTGAAGCATTACTTCTTCGTGAATGTGAAAAGTTGGTAGAAGTCAACATTTCTGCTGAATGTTCGCATGTCAAGAGGCTAGACGTATCCAAATGTACAGCCTTAGAAAAACTCACCATTTCCAATGAATGTCAGAATCTTGACGAGCTGGAGCTGGACCATTGCGAATCCTTGAGAAAATTTCAATTGCATGTGGAATGTCCACGTCTGAGGTACCTCTTCCTTTACGATACTAAGTTATGTAGCTTCAACCTTGGGATGGCCCCTAATCTGGAGAGGCTATCAGTTTATTATTGTAAATACTTAAAGGAACTCGTCATCCCAGTTGAATGTGGAATGCTGACTCACCTCTACCtcaataataacaataagttACGTAGCTTCAACCTTGGGATGGCCCCTAATCTGGAGGTGTTAGAAGTTGAATATTGTAAAGAGTTGGAGGAACTCGTCATGCCTGTTGAATGTCCAATGCTGACTAAACTCTCCCTCTTTTGTATCAATAAGTTACGTAGCTTGAACCTTGGGCCGACTCCTAGTCTGGAGTTGTTATCAGTTGAATTTTGTACAAACTTGGAGGAACTCGTCATGCCGGTTGAATGTCCAATGCTCACTAAACTCTCCCTCAATTTCACCAAGTTACGTAGCTTGAACCTTGGGATGGCCCCTAATCTGGAGGTGTTATCAGTTAAAGATTGTGAAGAGTTTGAAGAACTCGTCATGCCTGTTAATTTTCCAATGCTCAGAGACCTCGCCCTCCGTGACACCAAGTTGCGTAGCTTCAACCTTGGGCTGACCCCTAATTTGGAAAAGTTGCTACTTAAAAATTATGAAGACTTTGAAGAAGTCCTTTGTATGCCTTTTGAACTTCCAAGGCTGAGAGTCCTCTCCCTCCACCATTATAAGGATGAACATTATGGGTCGTTTTCATATCTACCGGAGAAGTTAAAGAGTCTGGAGAAGTTGCGTCTAAGGTTTGGAATGATGAAGCGTCTTCCAGATAGCATTTATATGTTGAAGCATCATCTGACAGTACTTGACCTTGGATATTGTAGGAAGCTAGAGGAGTTACCCGAGGATCTGGATAGATTGGAGTGTTTAGAGGAGTTAATCCTACAGGATTGTAGATCCTTACGGAGTATTCCTGACTGCATCTGTAACATGACTCGTTTGAAAATATTAATTCTCTGGTATTGCTCTAAGCTTGAGGAACTGCCTGATGAGTTTAGATGCTTACAAAGTTTGAAAGTGTTGGACGTCAAAGGGATAGCAGATAGGTTAAAGAATCTTCCAGAGAGCATTTCCCACATAAAAAATCTTGAGGTCAAGAGATAG
- the LOC122591791 gene encoding uncharacterized protein LOC122591791 translates to MEAILDAQGLWETIEPEEKAVIDAKKSKTTRAFIFQAIPEEIILQVAKKKTAKEVWESLKTRYVGVERVQKARLRYKSEFEALRMREGETIYEYSGRLSAMISKYKLVGAILEDEELVRKLFDTVTDKFIPMMAGAKQFIKMEEIESQGGGKSNNKWGGNRACGSNSERGGKTGSRGRGSSRGRGFRGSSSSFNEFSKNYKARDKKNVKCYNCQGFGHYAAECKMEKKTEPEAHLTRDDDDDEPTLMLAVAGEWDDEFVTLEEPKVFLQQENEHEERRDLWYLDNGPSNHMTGRKDVFAELNENVTGKVRFGDGSRVEIKGKGTILFQCKNGDQLTIREVYYIPALTTNILSLGQLTEVGYDVCMHREFLKLYDIRNRLVMKVERSKNRLYKIKLSTTKPVCLSACLVEDEWLWHARLGLVNFQDLELM, encoded by the exons ATGGAAGCAATATTAGATGCACAAGGGCTCTGGGAGACAATAGAGCCCGAGGAAAAGGCTGTCATTGATGCGAAGAAGAGCAAGACAACTCGTGCATTTATATTTCAAGCGATCCCTGAAGAAATTATCTTGCAGGTGGCAAAGAAGAAAACCGCGAAGGAGGTTTGGGAGTCGTTAAAAACACGTTATGTGGGAGTTGAACGTGTGCAAAAGGCTCGCCTACGGTACAAAAGTGAGTTTGAAGCACTCCGTATGCGAGAAGGAGAAACTATTTATGAGTATAGTGGAAGGTTGTCGGctatgatatcaaaatataaacttgTTGGTGCGATTTTGGAAGATGAGGAATTGGTGCGAAAATTGTTCGATACGGTGACTGATAAATTCATTCCCATGATGGCCGGTGCGAAACAATTTATTAAAATGGAGGAG ATAGAAAGTCAAGGTGGTGGTAAAAGCAACAACAAATGGGGTGGTAATCGAGCATGTGGCTCAAACAGTGAACGTGGAGGCAAGACTGGATCAAGAGGCAGAGGGTCCTCGCGAGGAAGAGGCTTTCGTGGTTCAAGTAGTTCTTTTAATGAGTTTAGTAAGAACTACAAAGCACGTGACAAGAAGAATGTCAAGTGCTACAATTGTCAAGGTTTCGGTCACTATGCCGCCGAGTGTAAGATGGAAAAGAAAACTGAACCTGAGGCACATCTTACAAGAGATGACGACGATGATGAGCCGACCCTCATGTTAGCTGTAGCCGGAGAATGGGACGATGAGTTTGTAACGTTGGAAGAGCCGAAAGTATTTCTTCAACAAGAGAATGAACATGAGGAAAGAAGagatttgtggtaccttgacaatGGACCAAGCAACCATATGACGGGAAGAAAAGATGTCTTTGCTGAGTTAAATGAGAATGTAACCGGGAAAGTTCGATTTGGTGATGGGTCCAGGGTGGAGATTAAAGGCAAAGGAACCATTTTGTTCCAATGCAAGAATGGAGATCAACTTACCATTCGTGAGGTATATTATATTCCAGCTCTTACTACCAACATTTTAAGTCTTGGGCAACTCACTGAGGTGGGTTATGATGTATGTATGCATAGAGAATTCCTAAAACTTTATGACATAAGAAATAGATTGGTGATGAAGGTTGAAAGAAGTAAGAACAGGTTGTATAAGATCAAGTTATCAACCACAAAACCCGTCTGTTTGTCTGCTTGTTTAGTTGAAGATGAGTGGTTATGGCATGCACGCTTGGGGCTTGTAAACTTTCAAGATCTGGAACTCATGTGA
- the LOC122591794 gene encoding disease resistance protein RUN1-like — translation MASASTSSVEKSYTYDVFVSFRGKDLRLSFVDHLFEAFRKKGIIVFKDDKDIEVGEKISDELPKAIKDSKFHMVIFSKKFADSYWCLNELVEILRICQNPEEEEKRTFYPVFYDVKPSEVRHQKGTVGEAFKVHSGNEAAGRWRAAMAEAASLEGWELSKTADGLQRILDVKDIQLQTARDVMVNIENQVQLLRYELSSLQAKYRKVMTEVIPFVYHLTKMNPYSGKSLIDQAAREDFDIYKICPDSSPES, via the exons ATGGCATCGGCTTCAACTTCATCCGTTGAAAAGAGTTACACATATGACGTTTTTGTAAGTTTCAGGGGTAAAGACTTACGCCTGAGTTTTGTCGATCATCTTTTCGAAGCTTTTCGGAAAAAAGGCATTATTGTGTTCAAAGATGATAAAGACATCGAGGTCGGAGAAAAGATCAGTGACGAGCTCCCCAAAGCCATCAAAGATTCCAAATTTCACATGGTTATTTTCTCCAAGAAATTTGCAGATTCTTATTGGTGCTTAAACGAGCTCGTGGAGATCCTAAGAATATGCCAGAACCCGGAGGAGGAGGAGAAGCGAACTTTTTACCCGGTCTTCTATGATGTGAAGCCCAGCGAAGTCCGTCACCAAAAGGGGACGGTTGGAGAGGCGTTTAAAGTACACTCGGGCAATGAGGCTGCTGGGAGATGGAGGGCTGCTATGGCAGAAGCAGCATCTCTGGAAGGGTGGGAGTTGTCCAAAACTGCTGACGG TTTGCAGCGCATTCTTGATGTGAAAGATATTCAACTGCAGACCGCTCGAGATGTGATGGTGAATATAGAAAACCAAGTGCAGCTTCTTCGGTATGAATTGTCTTCCCTGCAGGCTAAATATAGAAAGGTGATGACGGAAGTAATTCCTTTTGTGTATCACTTGACCAAGATGAATCCGTATTCCGGGAAATCTCTTATCGATCAAGCTGCTCGTGAggattttgatatttataaaatatgtcCGGATTCTTCACCCGAGTCGTAA